One Clupea harengus chromosome 11, Ch_v2.0.2, whole genome shotgun sequence DNA window includes the following coding sequences:
- the trpv6 gene encoding transient receptor potential cation channel subfamily V member 6 → MAPSLARSAPGEINHWWSHLRFRLQNKKGWNEMLDETFLLQAQQINNIPLFFATKGNNVGCIKKLLSCASTNIFERGALGETALHVAALNDNLEAAVTLMDEAPELINEPMISDLYQGMTALHIAVVNQNVNLVRELIRRGGDGATPRVTGMYFRKRRGGLLYYGEHILAFASCVGNEEIINMLINNGANVRAQDTCGNTILHILVMQPNRTIACQVVDLLLSRDAEMDPIIALDMVPNYRGITPFKLAAKEGNVVAFQHLVNRRRIVQWNLGPLTSNLYDLTEIDSWSDELSVLELIAGSQRREARRILEVTPVRQLVSLKWNLYGKHYFRLLLLFYLLYIGTFTLCCVHRPLKDIPENYTLPENDKTIKIPKTLEESYLTYKDRLRLAGEIISVLGALIILLLEIPDILRVGAKRYFGQTALGGPFHVILIGYASLVVILCVLRATETPGESVLMAICLVLGWSNVMYFARGFQMLGPYVIMIQKIIFGDLTKFMWLSFIVLMGFSTALWMVYMTQEPFSLPAYSSFPITLFSQFELSVGLIDLPVEHELLTPAIVHVLHCCFSVVSYILLLNLLIAMMSDTHWRVAQERDELWRTQVVATTLMLERRLPRWLWPRLGVCGLLYGLGERWYLRVEDRNDPLVQKMRRYISVFTKDDDQVRHKEEPEKIDPSSDPVSGEALTKPIQRGGANPNRKSLRGWQKIRQSTLGFDTDCDGQDIQYV, encoded by the exons ATGGCTCCGTCCCTGGCTCGGTCTGCTCCAGGGGAGATCAACCATTGGTGGAGCCATCTGCGGTTTCGCCTTCAGAACAAGAAAGGGTGGAATGAGATGCTTGATGAGACGTTTCTGCTGCAAGCCCAACA GATAAACAACATCCCTCTTTTCTTTGCCACAAAAGGGAATAACGTGGGCTGCATCAAGAAACTTCTGTCTTGTGCATCAACAAACATTTTTGAGAGAG gtgctCTGGGTGAGACAGCTCTTCATGTTGCTGCTCTTAATGATAACCTGGAGGCAGCTGTAACTCTGATGGACGAAGCACCAGAACTCATCAATGAACCTATGATCTCTGACCTCtatcaag GTATGACTGCTCTCCACATCGCTGTTGTGAATCAGAATGTGAATCTGGTCCGGGAGCTGATCAGACGAGGGGGTGACGGAGCCACACCACGGGTCACAGGAATGTACTTccgaaagagaagagggggtcTTTTATattatg GGGAGCACATCCTGGCTTTTGCCAGTTGTGTGGGGAATGAAGAGATCATCAATATGTTAATTAATAATGGTGCAAACGTTCGTGCTCAGGATACTTGCG GTAATACCATATTGCACATCCTGGTCATGCAGCCCAACAGGACTATTGCCTGTCAGGTGGTGGATCTACTCTTGTCTCGGGATGCAGAAATGGACCCCATTATCGCTCTGGACATGGTCCCCAACTACCGTGGAATCACCCCCTTCAAACTGGCTGCCAAGGAGGGCAACGTAGTG GCATTTCAGCATCTGGTGAATCGCAGACGGATTGTGCAGTGGAACCTGGGACCTCTGACGTCTAACCTGTATGACCTGACGGAGATCGACTCCTGGTCAGACGAGCTGTCAGTCCTGGAGCTGATAGCTGGTagccagaggagagag gctagAAGGATTTTAGAAGTGACTCCAGTCCGACAGCTGGTCAGTCTCAAATGGAACCTCTATGGGAAACATTACTTCAG GTTGCTGCTCCTGTTCTATCTGCTCTACATAGGAACTTTCACACTTTGTTGTGTGCATCGCCCTCTAAAGGACATTCCTGAGAACTACACCCTCCCAGAAAATGATAAAACTATTAAAATTCCAAAGACCCTTGAG GAGAGTTATTTGACCTACAAAGACCGGCTGCGTTTAGCTGGAGAGATCATTAGTGTTCTGGGAGCGCTGATCATTCTCTTGCTTGAG ATTCCGGACATACTAAGAGTTGGAGCCAAGCGCTACTTCGGACAGACTGCACTCGGTGGCCCCTTTCATGTCATTCT GATCGGCTACGCCAGCCTGGTGgtgatcctgtgtgtgctgagggCCACTGAGACGCCGGGAGAGTCTGTGCTCATGGCCATCTGTCTGGTGCTGGGCTGGTCCAACGTCATGTACTTCGCCCGAGGCTTTCAGATGCTGGGACCGTACGTCATCATGATACAGAAG aTCATATTTGGGGACTTGACCAAGTTCATGTGGCTGAGTTTCATTGTACTCATGGGATTTTCCACAG CCCTATGGATGGTGTACATGACCCAAGAGCCGTTCTCCCTGCCTGCCTATAGCTCCTTCCCCATCACCCTCTTCTCTCAGTTTGAGCTGAGCGTGGGCCTGATTGATCTGCCTGTGGAACACGAGCTGCTCACGCCTGCCATCGTGCACGTGCTGCACTGCTGCTTCTCCGTGGTCTCCTACATTCTGCTGCTCAACCTGCTCATCGCCATGATGAGCGACACACACTGGCGGGTGGCCCAGGAGAGGGACGAGCTCTGGAGGACACAG GTTGTGGCCACTACCCTGatgctggagaggaggctgcCCCGCTGGCTGTGGCCTCGGCTTGGAGTGTGTGGGCTTCTGTACGGCCTGGGAGAGCGCTGGTACCTTAG GGTGGAGGATCGCAATGACCCTTTGGTCCAAAAAATGCGTCGATACATCAGTGTCTTTACAAAGGATGACGATCAAGTCAGGCATAAAGAGGAGCCAGAGAAGATTGACCCATCTTCAGACCCAGTGTCTGGAGAGGCCCTTACCAAACCCATACAGAGAGGCGGAGCTAACCCAAACAGGAAGTCCCTTAGGGGGTGGCAAAAGATACGACAAAGCACTTTGGGTTTTGACACAGATTGTGATGGTCAGGACATTCAGTATGTTTGA
- the LOC105894629 gene encoding solute carrier family 22 member 5-like encodes MKTQGGYYDEQTLFLGEWGPFQRIVFFLLCCSIIPNGFTGLSIVFTGDTPSHHCHIPAHYNITVQWRNVCIPLEEYGGTIRLGRCTRYRLDLIKSYSDKGYEPTWNVNVSEMQQEVCKDGWEYDRQQYISTIVSEWDLVCADDWKTPVTPSVFFFGVLTGSFVSGPISDRFGRKIVLFSTMAVQTIFTLIQVFSPSWLWFCALYFIVGMGQISNYVAAFILGMEIMSPSVRILFGTLGVSLFFVFGYMLLPLTAYLIRDWRMLQLALTVPGFLCIPLWWFIPESPRWLLSQGRVAEAEAILRDAARRNGVTAPEVIFEPVQQANQAEKMESHNICDLVKTNSIRCITIVLCVVWITLTIGYFALSLNTPNLNGDSYLNCFLSAAIELPACTAAWLMYRYWPRRMSLFLTLFQAGAVLLLIHLIPQHMSSIAITLEMLGKFGVAAATDIVYAVTAELYPTVLRNTALGTCSMASRVGSISAPYFLYLGNYYKSLPYILIGTLSVLSAFLSLLLPESLGMPLPESINHMQTISCCKRSERSKTYHLTSDKGDEDRPVETM; translated from the exons ATGAAGACGCAAGGGGGCTATTATGATGAGCAGACCCTCTTCCTCGGGGAATGGGGACCTTTTCAACGGATAGTGTTCTTTCTCTTATGCTGCAGCATCATACCCAATGGATTTACAGGACTGTCCATTGTGTTTACGGGCGACACTCCGTCTCACCACTGCCATATTCCCGCACACTACAACATCACAGTCCAATGGAGAAACGTGTGTATTCCCTTGGAAGAGTATGGTGGGACAATCCGACTCGGTAGATGTACCAGATACAGACTTGATTTGATTAAAAGTTACTCAGACAAAGGCTACGAGCCTACTTGGA ACGTGAACGTTTCAGAAATGCAACAAGAGGTGTGCAAGGATGGATGGGAATACGACCGGCAGCAATACATATCTACTATTGTCTCTGAG TGGGATCTGGTGTGTGCTGATGACTGGAAAACTCCCGTGACTCCCTCTGTGTTCTTCTTTGGAGTCCTTACTGGTTCCTTTGTCTCTGGACCGATATCTGACAg GTTCGGAAGGAAGATAGTGCTCTTTAGTACTATGGCAGTTCAGACGATATTTACTCTCATTCAGGTCTTCTCTCCATCATGGCTCTGGTTTTGTGCCTTGTACTTCATAGTTGGCATGGGACAAATTTCCAACTATGTAGCTGCATTTATTTTAG GGATGGAGATTATGAGCCCATCAGTCCGAATCCTGTTTGGGACTTTGGGTGTGAGCCTCTTCTTTGTTTTCGGCTACATGTTGTTGCCTCTGACGGCCTATCTCATCCGGGACTGGCGGATGCTGCAGCTTGCCCTCACGGTACCAGGCTTCCTCTGCATCCCTCTTTGGTG gtTCATTCCAGAGTCTCCTCGCTGGCTTCTGTCTCAGGGTAGAGTGGCGGAGGCCGAGGCCATACTGAGGGATGCAGCCAGGAGAAACGGAGTGACTGCCCCAGAGGTCATCTTCGAGCCCGTTCAG CAAGCCAACCAAGCTGAAAAAATGGAGTCCCATAACATCTGTGATCTGGTGAAGACCAACAGCATCCGCTGCATAACTATCGTGCTGTGCGTGGTCTG GATTACCCTCACAATTGGATACTTTGCCTTGTCTCTGAACACGCCAAACCTGAATGGGGACTCCTACCTGAACTGTTTTCTGTCTGCGGCCATTGAGCTGCCAGCATGCACCGCAGCCTGGCTTATGTATCGATACTGGCCACGGCGcatgtctctcttcctcactctctttcaggCAGGGGCTGTGCTGCTTCTCATTCACCTCATACCACAGC ATATGAGCAGTATTGCCATCACACTAGAGATGCTGGGGAAGTTTGGTGTGGCGGCTGCCACTGATATTGTGTATGCCGTAACCGCAGAGCTCTACCCCACTGTGCTGAGGAACACGGCGCTGGGCACATGTTCCATGGCATCCAGGGTGGGCAGTATCTCAGCTCCATACTTCCTCTATCTGG GAAACTACTACAAATCACTGCCGTACATATtaattggcacccttagtgttCTCTCTGCGTTTCTTAGCCTCCTGCTGCCGGAAAGCCTTGGAATGCCACTTCCTGAGAGCATCAATCACATGCAAACAATCTCATG CTGCAAGAGAAGTGAAAGATCTAAAACCTATCATCTCACCAGTGATAAAGGAGATGAGGATCGTCCAGTTGAAACTATGTGA